GAACTGGATTGGACGGATCAAGTATCTGTGGGAGAATCCGAAGAAACTATATCTGTGTATGAAGATGCAGAAGAGAGTGACACTTCTGAAGAGCCACTAAAAGAAGGTCGAAGTACGCGTGGCGTTCTTCCCAAACGTTATGAGGACTTTGTTGTGGGCAAGGTCACTCATGACGAAGAGCCATCAAGTTATCATGAAGCGATGAAAATCCCTGTTTGGAAAGAAGCTATgattgaagaaatgaaagcCCATGGACAGAACCAAACATGGGAGCTTGTAAACTTACCCGTCGGAGTGAAGCCCATAGGAGCGAAATGGGTTTTCAAACTGAAAAGGGATGAGACGGGCAAGATAGTGCGACACAAGGCACGAATTGTAGCTCAGGGCTACACGCAGAAGTTTGGCATTGATTATACGGAAGTATTCGCTCCAGTTACTCGACAAACAACATTACGTACGATGCTAGCAATAGCTGTGAAGAAGGGGCTAATATTGAAGCAATACGACATAAAGACGGCCTATCTCAATGGCACTATCGAGGAGGAGTTGTACATGCAGCAGCCATCGGGATTTAAAGTTCGTGGAAAAGAACACATGGTGTGCAGGCTACAGAAAAGCATTTACGGATTAAAACAGTCAGCCCGCTGTTGGAACAAGGCTTTACATGCAATTCTGTCGACGCTTGGATTTGTACAATGTGACTCCGACCCTTGTCTCTATGTACTTCGTGGAAATCAGTCTACAGTGTATTTACTTGTGTACGTAGACGATTTACTGATGGGATGTGCAGAAGAAGCAACAATTGATCGAATTTTTGCTGACCTAAAAGATCGACTCAACATAACTTCGCTTGGTCCCGTTCGACATTTCCTGGGTTACGAGATTCATAAGGAAGACGGAGTGTATACTATGCGACTGACAGGTTATATAGAAGATCTAATTAAGAGGTTCGGAATGAAAGATGCGCATCCTGCTAAGACTCCAATGGACCCCGGCTATTCACTGGTTAACGATGACAGTAAAATGTTTGAAGACAAGACTCTGTACCGCAGTTTGGTAGGAGCGTTGTTGTATCTAGCAGTAAATGCAAGACCTGACATATCGCTTAGTGTTGGGCTAttaggaaggaaaatggaaaatcccaACGAAAGTGATTGGACAGCTGGAAAGAGAATCCTGAGATACCTTAAAGGAACAAAGGACTTTAGGTTGAAGTTCGGATCCGGCAATGATTGGACTTTAAGAGGATACTCTGACGCTGACTGGGCAGGCGATGTGAAAACACGAAAATCTacgagtggttttgttttcttatttggtGGTGGACCAATTTGCTGGACCAGCAAAGCGCAAGCGAGTGTTGCATTATCGTCACTGGAAGCAGAGTACAATGCATTAACGTTGGCGTGTCAGGAGGTGCTATGGTTGCGGCGATTGCTAGAAGACTTCGACGAACCACAGACCATGCCAATTGTGTTGTACGAAGACAATCAAGGTTGTATATGCTATGCTACTGCAGAGAGATCGAGTGGGCGAGTGAAGCATATCGATACGAAAAGGAACTTCATACGTGAATTATGCGACCAGAGAACTGTGGAGCTGATATACTGTCAGTCGAGCGAAATGATAGCAGATGCATTGACAAAGCCGTTATCTGCGCCTCAGATAGGGAAGTTTTTGAAGCAAATTCAAATGTGCTCGAATTAACTATGTGTTTTGAACAGTAGTTATTTAGGAGGAGTGTTGAATGTAAATAAcaactttctgtttttctggcaacactgccagcgaattgtcaaacttgtaaatacgtgaaataaatcagttgagctttgaacgtaGAGTAAAACGGACGCCGGACTGTGTAAAGAGTTTTACTTGCGTGAGCATTACTCATCAGAAACACCCTTAtcccaagaagaaaaaatcagaGTCCTTCTAAAGAAgacatatgaaaaaaaaactacttaaataagggaaaaaaaattaaataaaaaatcacaaaaaaaaaacaatacaaaacagcAATACATATTCAAGCTTGAACAATGTTTCTCTCACATCGTTAAATGGCCTAAGAATAATGCAAGTAAACATTCAAGGGCTCATCAAAAACAACgatgaactaaaaaaaataataatggatAAAAACATAGACATTGCATGCTTACAAGAAACGTGGCTTACTGAAAATACTGCAAAAGATGTAAAAATTCCCAATTACCACCACGTATACCAAACAAGAGCAGATGGATACGGAGGGAGCAGTATTATAGTgcataaaaaattcaaatttgagTCAGTACACATCCATCATACCAGCAACTTTGTTCAAACGGTGGGCATAAAAATCAAGAATACTAATATGGTAGTAATATCGACTTACGTAAAACCATCAACTCCTAGAATTTTGTACAACATAGCCCTAAAGAAAATATTGGACCTACCAAGtagaaaaacattaataacAGGAGATTTTAACGCTCATCACCGAATATGGGGCAACCATTATAATGATACAAAAGGATCTATAACTATAAATGAAATCAATGGGTCCGATTTCATACTTATTCACAAAAAAGAATCTACCTTCATAAGTAGCGATCCAAATAAAAGGGACACTGCAATCGACCTTACGATGGTATCATCAGATTTAGCACAGGAAACCAATAGAATAGTTACAGATGAACACATAGGCAACAGTGggcataaaataatatacacGTCAGTTCAAGGACCCACACCTGCCAATaatatcaaaataattaataaggTACTGGTAGAACAACAAATTCGGCAGTTGAAAAGCTCTGAGCAGACAAGTATTATCAGCATTACCaaagacattaaaaaaataattaaagataaCACAAACACGTGCAATCACACTCCAAAATCGTGGTGGACggaggaattaaaaaaagcatGGGAAAAAAATTATGCTAGAAAATTTTTTaacgcaagcaaaacattagaaaaccacattgaatttaaaaaaaacctagcaaaattcaaattcttaaaaaaaacagagaaacgCAAGAATTTCGAGAAGTGGTTAGAAAAAGTAAATTCcgataccaccaccaccgagtTATGGAACATTGTCAACAAATGTCacggaaaaaaaggacacagaACTGTCCCAAATTTTATAAGCTTTAATCCACAAAATGCCAAAGATTTtctcaaaatcaatttcccaaagtacaaaaatacaaaaaataatccagTTTTGCTACCATTACCATACATCTCGGAAATAGagctattaaatttaaacaaatggcatcaaattttaaaataaaaaaaaaataccacaccGGGGGTAGATGGAATAACGTATGGAACACTAACAATTCTAAACAAAGAAGTAGTCACTCAAATtattaaagaaattaattccatGTATTGTGAGGGAAAGGTACCAAAAAGactaaaaagaatcaaaataaTCGCGATAGgcaaaattggaaaagatCTGAACGATATTATTAACTTTAAACCCATTGCATTACTAACAACCATCTTAAAAGTAGCGAATACTGCAGTATTAGATAATCTAACAAATCACCTGGAAAACATCTACTTTTGCCTGAAACCAGTTTCGGATTTCGTAAAAACAGATCAACCACTGACATGATAGATCTGCTAATTAACACcataacaaacaataatagaaaaaaagtatacCGGAGTGATATTTATAGACGTAAAAAATGCTTACAATAGCGTACTAACCAAAGAACTTACAATGATTATGCAATCCCTAATGATACCCCTAGCCGATATTAGATGGATCAACAGCTTTCTAAACAACAGGTGTCTAGAAATAACCGTTGATAACCAAATAATCAAAAGAATAGTATCAAACGGACTACCCCAAGGGGATGTTTTATCCCCTACACTTTTTAATATATACACCAGCGGATGTCACGAAATTAACACCGGGAAAATTAGGGTACTGCAATACGCAGATGATTTTGCAATCATAGAAAcgggaataacaaaaaaagcagtaGAAATATCTCTTCAAAGATCGGTAAATGGGCTAACACAGAAATTAAAGGAATTAAACCTAGAAATTAATActcaaaaatgcaaatacatGACGTTCCCCAAGGATAATCTAAAAGCTAACTTGGAGATAGCaggaacaaaaatacaaaaaaacaaatgagcaCAGGTTTTTGGGAGTTACAATAGATAACAAACTGAACTTCCATCAACACTTAGAAAATCAAAAAACCAAAGCTACTAAACGATTAAACGCCATAAAAACCATCTGCAACTACAGAAACCACATAGACCCCGAGAAAGCCATCCAAGTTCATAGGGCAATAATCCGTGGAAGCTTAGAGTATGGCATTGGTTTCACACTTaatgccaaaaaaacaaaattaagatCCATTGACACGTTACTAAACCAATCCCTACGTAGAGTTACAGGATGCACTAAGACCACTCCCATAAACACTCTGCGTGCCATAGCTGCGGAAATTCTATTCTCAATCCGAAGTAAATACCTAGTAGCCAAGCAgcttataaaaacaataacccATCCCTCAAAAAACACGCACTTACTaaacaaacttcaaaataacaacatttcACATAAACTATCCGCCATAGAAAAATCCTATAAGGAAAACACAGGCACactaaaaataattgcaaaaacaAGCTTTAATTACCACAATAACAACTACCAATACGTCGATATTAGAACTAACGTACCAGGACTGACCGTAAGCAAAAACAATTGCAATTCTACTTTGGCTAATCAACTCAGTATGGACATGATAAGAGCAAACGCATCAAAACTAACAATTTTTACGGATGGTAGCAAAAGCATAGATGGTTGTGGAATAGGGCTATACataatacaagaaaaaaaggcagatCAAAAATTAGCATTTAAACTAAAGAATGATACATCAATATGCACAACAGAGTTGTATGCCATAAAAAAAGCCATAGAATATGCGGCCCtcgaaaaaattaaaaaccccATAATATACACAGACTGCCAATCTGCTTGTATTATACTCAAACAAGCCACAGAACAGAAATTTGCGGATGACATCGTAACTGGAATCCTAAACAACTGCGAATATCTAGAGGCCAAAATACAATGGATTCCAAGTCACGTAAATATAGAAGGCAACGAAATAGCGGACGATTTAGCAAAACAGGGAACCAAAAGTAGTTATATAATAAACAACCTAATTCGTCCAAAAGATGCAATAGGAATCTTACAAGAAAAGGCCAAAATAGAAACAGATAGGTGGTACACGGACATGTGTGTAATCAAAGgcaaaaaataccaaaaatatCAGAGAaacataggaaaaaaaatgtggcacaacaaaatgaaactaaaaccgAAAGAGATCAAAATAATCAACAGACTGATTTCCGGACACGACTATAGTAAATATTGGTTACACAAATTCAAACTTACAGATGAAGGCCTATGTAGAACATGCAATAGTCCAGATACAGCCACACACAGAATTTTTTACTGCATGAGATACGgaacagaaagaagaaaagaaaaactaccaTCAGAAGAACTCTTCATCAATAGTTGGAAATCTAAAAAAATaggagatttaaaaaaaaatttaaaattcatccaaacaaacagaatTACATtctaaaataacaacatagaccaaaacagaaaaaaggctAAAAGAAGGGACATAGTAACAAAGTAGTGCACCACAAGTTATAAACAAAAGCCAAATTAACCCACACAATCGAAATGTCAAAGCctaaaaatacaacacaacaaaaccttaaaaccccaaaaaaagtTAGCGAAACACCATAGGATACTGTAACAAATAGGGACATATGGCCATAGTTGTCGGTCCACATATGAAGAGGTATTTGTGTTAACAAAATCACGAAATAGTGCAGGAAGGCCCAGGTAGCTGGATTCTTGTGCCGAACCGTGACAAACCTCGctaaaacaagaagaagaagaagaagaagtctatagaaaacaaaataagaaaaaagattTTAGAAGAAATAAACCTAATAGATTGTTTCCAAAATTAGCAGGAATCAACATCGAAGAATTTCAACTTTATGAAGTAAAAAAAGtctttaattttgttctacttTTCCAGTCGCATCTTAGTTCTATAACAATCTTGGTTCGATGTTTTGACGTTCCATCTTTCCCGCTCTTGTACCGGGATTGAAGTGGTTTGACGTTTGCTAGACAAGCTGCCGATCCGCCGGTATATGTTTTTCCCATTGCTTCCCAAGTCCATCTTTTGGTAGCGGCACGGTCCGAGAAGTATTTTTACAGCATGTCCGGCAAGTAAGTTCCATGTTAATTCATGGCAATTAGTAAACTACCGTATAGCAATTCTACTTCATTGCTAGTTctgtttttcacttttcttaaTAGTCCCGGTTCTCCGGCACAATGCAGCCCGATCGTGAATCGGACGCTAGAACTGAATTTGAACAGGAAGCGTTCGAGAGAATGCCTACGATGGGGCACGGTGCACATACTGCTTCTGTCTGTGGTTCTGTTCGACATCTCCAATAAGTGTCCGTACTCGTTCTCAAACCTGTACTATGTGGAATATCTCGCGGCAGTCATGCTAACCTGCAGCATGATGTATTACTACTCCTGCTACTTTTACTACCTGTTTAGCACGGAACCAATTTGCGGGACAGAACAGCAACGTCGAATACTACAGTTCGACGCCAACGATAGCTCTTTTATCACTACGCCAccgcaaacgaaacaatcgaCGAGTGCTGACAATACGCCGGTGAACGTTTCCGCATCACTGTTACGATCCTTTCACGAACACAACTTTTCGATTACTTCTCCCCGTTGGGTGTTAAGTGGGGGCAGTCCACCGATGGACACGGCACGATCGCCGATGGCATTCGATCGAAATGTATCCTATGAAGGCCACCCACCAAATGTAAGCGCCGGATCGATGAAGTTTTCTCCCGCTTTACGTAGGCTGGGTCCACCTGGCGATACAATCATGGATGATTTGTTTACGGAAACCTACGCGCAGCCGTAAGTAGGAGGAATTAATCGAAGACGTTGAAtggttctctctctctctctctctgagtAATATCTATAATCTCATCTACAGTGAAACCCCGGTGGATAAGAGCAACCGATCGCAAAAGGAACAGGTGAACAATTCCGATGATTCCACGAACTCATCTTTTGGCCGATATCGGTTCAACGACATGTCCTATTTGTTGAAAACATCGATGTACCAACTGTCGTCCTCTGTAACACCGAGCAAACAGCTAACAAAGGAGCTCGAAACTGGCCCATATAATGCGTTCATTGACGGCAGTCCAGAGGGACTGAAGAAGGTGTCCGCTGCGCAACTTTCCACCTACGTCGGTAATTTGCGCATGTGGATATCGCTCACGATATTGCAGCGGATCGAGGAGGAGATTAACATTGTCGATCAGGCTTTCAAAAGTCGTGGCTTTGCAGACATCCAGATCGGTAACATCGGGTTGGAGCGGTTGAAAAAAACGGCCGAAAATCAACAACTAGTATCGTTGTATATTCCCCGGTTACCGTTGCTTATACCGTTTCTGGAAATGTCCACCAACCAGGAGTATCTGGTGCAACGGATTAAAGTGCTTGCCAAGGGCAGTTGTTTAGCTGACTACCGATGGAATTCAGGCTCGGCGTATAAGGGAATCAGCTGGGACGAACATTTACCTACCGACTCGGCAGTAAGTGTGTGCTTTGCTCTAACAAAGAACATTAAGGAAGGAAGTAtaaactgttttcttttgcagctAATTTTCCACCTGTTCTGTACCTATTTGGATAGTCAGTTACGCCCGCTACCTCAGCCCGGTGGTCGCCCGTTCTACAATCGTTACGTGGTTATAGGTGATAAGAAGACAACGAAGGAAACGCTCGCAGAAGTAAATACGAAAAATAAGGCCAAATGTGCCATTCTCTGCTCTAACCCACTGAAGCCCAAGTTTAACTTCGTTTCGGATGATAAAATACACAGCTGTTCCTACGTAAGTTTTTACCCGTTCGTTGCAAGTtccacaaaatggaaaaagaagtaaaatatggatttattttcttttcgtagGATCGAAACAATCTGTTCTACGTCatcattcaatttttaatgtaCATGAAAACACACCACGAATGCTCATTGGAGGGTATTAATCTCGGCAAAAGTGGCATCAATATACTCTGCTGCATCGATGATTAATCAATCATTCGGAAAATGGTTGTAGTAGAAAGTTCTCGCTATCGtagaaaatggggaaaaaacgaAAGCTCAGCAGGACCCTTTCGAAGAGGTAAAAGATAGCCAGTAATATTATACGTTTGGTAAGTCTGCAGAACAAAGCATTGTTAAAGCAAAATGCTAtcttttcaaatgaattgttttcaagTTGTATAATAATTGGTCATTGTCAATATAGATTCAAATAttcttgtgtgtgtattacaAATAATACAGTGTATTATCGGTACAAATGCGCAATTCTTTATCTTCGAATTGGGAATCGAGTCCCTACCTCATTTGGGATGACATTCATAGAACCAGTcgtattttaaattatgtattcTTGGTTCAGAATATCTATACTGCTCTGTCCACTATCCGATTCGGTACAAATTGAATGTATTTTAGCTTACACTAATGGATTTACGTTTAAGGACTAGACATAACATTATGTAGAtgatgaaagtaaaaaaatacacacaaacatcaaacaattgTATATGTAAAGAGTGTAACTAATACAACTTTCAATAACAAACCATGTAACGAAAAACTGTTTAGGatggttaaattttgattatatCTTTTTTGATCATGTAATACATGTTTCCACACGACAGGGATTGGGTTGTTGATCGTTTAATACATATGTACTTAACGCTAACGCACATTGCACAATTACGCTACATTAACGTTATTGAAGCACAGCTAAAGAAGTTCAGTTTCAGCTAGAGTAGGTTTTTGCGCACAACGGTCCAACGCTCCCGACCTTTCAATGGGTTTTGTCGTACGTGTTTTTGTGCCCGTATCCAGATACGTATCCGGACTGATCGACCAGGTCTTTCCGGCCGGCTATACCCTTACCCTTGCCAGTTTCATCGAACCGTTGCTTGTGCGATCCAGTGTATTTGGAAGTGTCCGTAAGGCGAGCCACCGTTTCTGCCGCTTTCCCTGGCTGTGAAGAATGAAGGCGATAAATCCGAAATAAGAATTAATATATAAATCCATCCCCATCCGTCTTGGCTGTATTATGTACCGTTGCATTATGAACACCAGGGGCGCCACAGTTAGCCATTTTGTTCTTAATTTCATCCAGCTCGACTTTCTTCGTTTTTGCAAGGTCGTCCAGAAATTTGTTGTAATCATCCAACGTTAGTTTCATCGATTTTAGCTTCTTGAAGTGTATACCCGTATCAGTGGTTGTTATCTTCTTATCAATAACCTAAAAGTGACAATCTTATTGTAGATTAAATTGAAGTGTATTTACAAGGAAACCCATCTCTCACCTTCGCTTGTTTCATCCACTTGTCGCTTTGCGAAAGCGTAAGGTGTTTTCCGTCCGACTTGGTATCGCCAAACTTCGAAAATGCCTTAAATTGTTCCTTAAAGGCCGCTGTTGATACTGGTTTTGCCGCTGCTCCATTCGCGTCATTTTCGCTTGACTTTACCGGTTCTGCAGCTGCTTGCtttaatgtttcgtttgcatCCAAAGCCATTTCGGCCACCTCAACGGTCATCTTGTCCACAACGTCTGTTCCATTTGGATGAGATTCGTCCGCCATGTTGTGGAAGCTAAGGAGAGACGAACGATGGAAAACCATTACATGAAGATGTACTTTCTCTATTAGCAAAGAGAAGGTAATCTAATGTTGCTAACGAAAGAATCCTTCACTACAAACCGGTGAACGGCGACATGCGTGTACATCTTATCGCgttactgtttgtttatgttagcCAAAATACAAGCAAAACCGGCAACCACTTGAAGATGAATTGCTGTGGTGTGTTGTTACCGGTCAAGTAGCTCGGCCAGTACTGTTCCCACCAGTCGTACCTGAAGTACGAGCAGTCGCCTGGAACAATTAATTAGCACCCACGGAGATACATGCAAATAACTAACATTTTCTTGTGCCATATGCTTATATCACGCAGCTGTTTTTTtgcagttgttgttgctacGAAAAATGATGGGATTTGTATGTTTTATCATATTTGATGGTATCTAAtctagttaagttagttaatgatttcatttaatattCTGTAGATAACATCGCATTTATGGAACACActcgaatgaatgaaactgAATCTCTAATCTTaaaagattcacgaatcctcGAATATTGGCAAATCACCCAAGATTTATGATCCCCGCCTTATGATTTTGACTTATTATTGATTATGACTTACGATAATCCACCACCGCTCGGATGAGTCCTGAATCTTTCatgagagtcgattcctgatttgcatcactcctcactaaagaatCATATGAACTATCATAATAATCATACGACTTTTTTCTAAAGGTTCTTTACAACACAACACTAGTAAAGACAGTCTAGTGTA
This Anopheles marshallii chromosome 3, idAnoMarsDA_429_01, whole genome shotgun sequence DNA region includes the following protein-coding sequences:
- the LOC128712757 gene encoding transmembrane protein 209, translated to MSGNPGSPAQCSPIVNRTLELNLNRKRSRECLRWGTVHILLLSVVLFDISNKCPYSFSNLYYVEYLAAVMLTCSMMYYYSCYFYYLFSTEPICGTEQQRRILQFDANDSSFITTPPQTKQSTSADNTPVNVSASLLRSFHEHNFSITSPRWVLSGGSPPMDTARSPMAFDRNVSYEGHPPNVSAGSMKFSPALRRLGPPGDTIMDDLFTETYAHETPVDKSNRSQKEQVNNSDDSTNSSFGRYRFNDMSYLLKTSMYQLSSSVTPSKQLTKELETGPYNAFIDGSPEGLKKVSAAQLSTYVGNLRMWISLTILQRIEEEINIVDQAFKSRGFADIQIGNIGLERLKKTAENQQLVSLYIPRLPLLIPFLEMSTNQEYLVQRIKVLAKGSCLADYRWNSGSAYKGISWDEHLPTDSALIFHLFCTYLDSQLRPLPQPGGRPFYNRYVVIGDKKTTKETLAEVNTKNKAKCAILCSNPLKPKFNFVSDDKIHSCSYDRNNLFYVIIQFLMYMKTHHECSLEGINLGKSGINILCCIDD
- the LOC128712165 gene encoding tubulin polymerization-promoting protein homolog, producing the protein MYTHVAVHRFHNMADESHPNGTDVVDKMTVEVAEMALDANETLKQAAAEPVKSSENDANGAAAKPVSTAAFKEQFKAFSKFGDTKSDGKHLTLSQSDKWMKQAKVIDKKITTTDTGIHFKKLKSMKLTLDDYNKFLDDLAKTKKVELDEIKNKMANCGAPGVHNATPGKAAETVARLTDTSKYTGSHKQRFDETGKGKGIAGRKDLVDQSGYVSGYGHKNTYDKTH